Proteins from a genomic interval of Vanacampus margaritifer isolate UIUO_Vmar chromosome 4, RoL_Vmar_1.0, whole genome shotgun sequence:
- the LOC144050299 gene encoding uncharacterized protein LOC144050299, whose translation METSFQLHDNQDNFSLEKSYPLYDVASDPGYFSAGLSPTSSEDSFLPNLALDSFFLSRPAPSPVKKSRSRYPGKKRQTASEREKLRMRDLTKAMHHLRSYLPPPAAPRDQTLTKIETLRLAARYIAFLSAQLGLSDETLEQRRRPSGRAEPPQTLSQFLGQREEPCDQATAEQIFTGNYNCQFPSDASFDAQQCWLPQQQLHDFSGQR comes from the exons ATGGAGACTTCATTCCAGCTCCACGACAACCAGGACAATTTCTCCCTGGAGAAGTCCTACCCGCTGTACGATGTGGCCTCGGACCCCGGCTACTTCAGCGCAGGCCTGTCGCCCACCTCCTCCGAGGACTCCTTCTTGCCCAACCTGGCCTTGGACTCCTTCTTCCTTAGCCGTCCTGCTCCATCGCCTGTCAAGAAATCTCGATCCAGGTACCCGGGCAAGAAGCGGCAGACGGCCAGCGAGCGAGAGAAGCTGAGGATGAGGGACCTGACCAAGGCTATGCACCACCTGAGGTCCTACCTGCCGCCCCCGGCGGCGCCCCGGGACCAGACCCTCACCAAGATCGAGACCCTGCGCCTGGCCGCGCGCTACATCGCCTTCCTGTCGGCCCAGCTGGGTCTGAGCGACGAGACCCTGGAGCAGAGGAGGAGACCCTCGGGCCGGGCAGAGCCACCGCAGACACTCAGCCAGTTCCTGGGTCAACGGGAAGAACCCTGCGACCAGGCCACCGCCGAACAGATCTTCACCGGGAACTACAACTGTCAA TTTCCAAGCGACGCGTCCTTCGACGCTCAGCAGTGCTGGTTGCCGCAGCAACAGCTCCACGACTTCTCAGGACAACGATGA